The Oryzias melastigma strain HK-1 linkage group LG13, ASM292280v2, whole genome shotgun sequence genome window below encodes:
- the LOC112136347 gene encoding A disintegrin and metalloproteinase with thrombospondin motifs 8 has product MYLHLKMLCASTCAVLLLLSCVSTARASSFESADVVPVRIPARSRGRLWKRSAEPPVFALRAFGEELLLNLVPDASFMAPSFSIRRIRAADSGVPNRTQETGGSLRGCFYSGRVGRDRDSVVAVSLCSGIFGSFITNGKQFFIEPKQLGGLPRPDSAERPHLIRRRTIRAETFTHGAGDAGSARRDRRFVSAPRFIETLAVADLSMTRFYGEDIKHYILTLMAVTAQLYKHPSIKNSVNVVVVQMLVVEDDEVGPRVSSNGGMTLRNFCSWQQLFNSPSQRDPGHYDTAMLFTREDICGQKDCKTLGVADVGTMCDPKRSCSVIEDNGLQAGFTAAHELGHVLSMPHDDSKPCERLFGDLGGHYLMAPLFVSLNKSAPWSPCSALYITEFFDNGHGDCLLDVPENAMPLLQELPGTRYTLDQQCQQIFGEEFIHCPNSSLSDLCSQLWCQEVGTSQCSTKNGSLAWADGTACSPNRSCLHGVCMSTLEVMQPLIAVDGSWSAWGPWLQCSRTCGGGVEFSHRECSDPEPQNGGKYCEGQRVRYQSCNTLPCDNDKGKSFREEQCEMYNNPNYLDHNGYIKKWIPKYAGVSPRDRCKLFCRARGSSEFKVFQSKVIDGTTCGPDTTSVCVQGQCVKAGCDQVIGSQKRMDKCGVCGGSGLSCRKITGSYNKATYGYSDIVTIPYGATNIDIKQRSHRGLKHDGNYLAVKRENGEFILNGNFSVTTVEQDIPVLGAVLKYSGSSTTLERIQSFRQLKEAITIQVLATAGDANPPKIKYTFFIPKETMFNKSKEKKDSYSSSLTDSLFDVPSWVTGEWSECSKSCGSGWSRRTVECRDGEGLLSSQCDKNHRPTDIRPCGDLPCPIWQMGPWSACSQTCGQGERRRSVLCIDYTGKTVEPDRCDPNKIPEPISGECSNHDCL; this is encoded by the exons ATGTATTTACATCTGAAGATGTTGTGCGCATCCACGTGCGCGGTACTACTGCTCCTGAGCTGTGTGAGCACCGCGCGCGCCTCTTCCTTTGAGTCTGCGGACGTTGTTCCGGTCCGGATCCCCGCGCGGAGCCGCGGCCGCCTGTGGAAGCGCAGCGCGGAGCCGCCGGTGTTCGCGCTGCGGGCGTTTGGGGAGGAGCTGCTCCTGAACCTGGTCCCGGACGCCAGCTTCATGGCGCCCTCATTCTCCATCCGCAGAATCCGAGCTGCGGACAGCGGCGTTCCGAACCGGACCCAGGAGACGGGTGGATCTCTACGGGGTTGCTTTTACTCTGGGAGGGTGGGTCGGGACCGGGACTCAGTGGTGGCGGTCAGCCTGTGCTCCGGCATCTTCGGCTCCTTCATCACAAACGGGAAACAGTTTTTCATCGAACCCAAACAGCTCGGTGGTCTGCCGCGGCCGGACTCCGCAGAGCGGCCGCACCTCATCCGGAGGAGGACGATCCGCGCGGAAACTTTTACGCACGGCGCAGGTGACGCAGGGAGCGCGCGGCGAGACAGACGCTTCGTGTCCGCGCCGCGCTTCATAGAGACTTTGGCAGTGGCGGATCTGAGCATGACCCGCTTCTACGGGGAGGACATCAAG CATTACATCCTCACGCTCATGGCGGTGACAGCGCAGCTCTACAAGCACCCCAGCATCAAAAACTCTGTGAATGTGGTGGTGGTGCAGATGCTGGTGGTGGAGGATGATGAGGTGGGGCCGCGGGTCTCCAGCAACGGCGGCATGACTCTGCGCAACTTCTGTTCCTGGCAGCAGCTCTTCAACTCACCGAGCCAGAGAGACCCGGGACACTACGACACCGCCATGCTGTTCACCAGAGAG GACATCTGTGGACAGAAGGACTGCAAAACGCTCGGTGTTGCTGATGTGGGAACGATGTGCGATCCCAAGAGAAGCTGTTCTGTCATCGAGGACAACGGCCTTCAAGCTGGCTTTACCGCTGCGCACGAGCTCG GCCATGTGTTGAGTATGCCCCACGATGACTCAAAGCCATGCGAGAGGCTGTTTGGGGATCTGGGAGGACACTACCTGATGGCTCCTCTGTTTGTCAGCCTGAACAAAAGCGCTCCCTGGTCGCCTTGCAGTGCCCTCTACATCACAGAGTTCTTTGACAACGGACACG GGGACTGTCTCCTGGACGTTCCGGAGAACGCCATGCCGCTGCTGCAGGAACTGCCCGGCACCAGGTACACTCTGGACCAGCAGTGCCAGCAGATCTTTGGAGAGGAGTTCATCCACTGCCCCAACAGCTCGCTCAGCGATCTCTGCAGCCAGCTGTGGTGCCAGGAGGTCGGCACGTCGCAGTGCTCCACCAAGAACGGCAGCTTGGCCTGGGCCGACGGGACGGCCTGCAGCCCCAACCGGTCGTGCCTCCACGGagtctgcatgtccacgctggAGGTGATGCAGCCGCTG ATCGCCGTGGATGGCAGCTGGAGCGCATGGGGACCGTGGCTGCAGTGCTCCAGGACATGTGGAGGCGGGGTGGAGTTCTCCCACAGGGAGTGCTCTGATCCAGAGCCTCAGAACGGGGGAAAGTACTGTGAAGGACAGAGGGTTCGGTACCAGTCCTGCAACACGCTGCCGTGTGACAATGATAAAG GTAAAAGCTTTCGGGAAGAGCAGTGTGAGATGTACAACAACCCCAACTACCTGGACCACAATGGATATATCAAGAAGTGGATTCCAAAGTATGCCGGCGTTTCCCCCAGAGACCGCTGCAAGCTGTTCTGCAGGGCACGAGGCAGTAGTGAATTTAAAGTCTTTCAGTCCAAG GTGATTGACGGGACGACCTGTGGCCCCGACACCACTTCGGTGTGTGTTCAGGGCCAGTGTGTGAAGGCTGGCTGTGACCAGGTGATCGGATCTCAGAAGAGGATGGACAAGTGTGGCGTGTGTGGTGGAAGCGGTCTCAGCTGCAGGAAGATCACAGGCTCCTACAACAAAGCCAC CTATGGGTACAGTGACATCGTCACCATTCCGTATGGCGCCACCAACATCGACATTAAGCAACGCAGCCACAGGGGGCTCAAGCATGATGGGAACTACTTGGCTGTGAAGAGGGAGAATGGCGAGTTCATTCTCAACGGAAACTTCTCGGTGACGACGGTGGAGCAGGATATTCCTGTGCTGGGCGCAGTGCTAAAGTACAGTGGCTCCTCCACCACCCTGGAGAGGATCCAGAGCTTCAGACAGCTGAAAGAGGCCATCACAATCCAAGTGCTGGCTACTGCCGGAGACGCCAACCCCCCCAAGATCAAGTACACCTTTTTCATCCCAAAGGAGACGATGTTCAACAaatctaaagagaaaaaagactCGTACTCATCTTCGCTTACGGACAGCCTCTTTGATGTGCCCTCCTGGGTGACAGGAGAGTGGTCTGAGTGCTCTAAGAGCTGTGGGTCTGGATGGTCCAGGAGGACTGTTGAATGCAGAGATGGAGAAGGACTCCTCTCCAGCCAGTGCGACAAAAACCACCGGCCCACAGACATCAGGCCCTGTGGGGACCTGCCATGCCCAATATGGCAGATGGGGCCTTGGTCTGCCTGCTCACAAACTTGCGGCCAAGGGGAGCGTCGGCGCAGCGTCCTGTGCATAGACTATACCGGAAAGACTGTTGAGCCAGATAGATGTGACCCAAACAAAATCCCAGAGCCCATCTCTGGAGAATGCAGTAACCATGACTGCTTATGA